The sequence GGTCCCGACCGGGCCGGGCCGTCCGGGGCCGGCTTGGCGTCGGGCGCCGGAACCGTGTTCCGGACCGGGGCGTAGCCGATCGACTTGTAGAACGCGGTCACCGCTCGTTCGGTACCGGCGCCGAACGTCCCGGAGGCGTCCGGCGAGGTGCGGTGGCCGGCCCTGGCCAGGGCGTTCTGGAGCTGGGCGACGTCCTCGCCCTTGGCCCCGGTCTGCAGGTCCCGGTACGCGGGCAGTGCTCCGGCGAGCGTGAACACCGGGCGGCCCGACATCTCGAACAGCACCTTTCCGTGCGAGAGTTGGTCGCCGGCCTTCACCTTGACCTTGGTGACCAGCGGGCGGGTGCCCGGTGCTCCGCCGCCGCTCGGTACGGAGATATCGGTGGTCGACGCGGCGGTGACCTTGCCGCGGGTGACCAGCAGGTCCGCGATGACCTTGTGCTCGACCGGGGCGGTGAGCGTGTCCGGCTCGGGTGCCGCAGTCTCGGCCGCCACCTGGGCGGGTGACTTCAGCAGGGCGGCGGCACCGGCACCGGCCGCGCCCACCAGTACCGAACCGATCACCACGGCGGCCAGCAGCCCGCGGCGGCGCGTACCCGGGTCCTCGCGCCGGCTCCCGCGGGAGGGCGCGTCCTGTCGCGGCTCCTGCGGGCCGTCGATTGGTGCGGCGGCAGGACCATCCGATGTCATCTGCGCCTCCCTAGCGCTTGCCGGCCAGGACGGCGCTGATGTTCTTCACGGTGGTGTCCAGGTTCGTGCGCGCGGCATGCAGGGCCTGGGCGTTCTTCTCCGCAGCGTCCTTCTGCAACCGGGCCTCGGCCTCGTACCAGATCCACGCCACGTCCGTGCGGGTGCGGCACTTCAGGTCGGTCAGGGCCGTGTCGATCTCGGCCTTGGTCACCTCGCGCCCGAACTTCGGGTCGTCCGAGGCGTCGAGCGGCTCGCGGTAGTTGTAGCCGCTTTCCTTCATGCACGCCGACCACTGCGTGAACGCCGCCGTGACCTCGGGTTCCTGCTTGGCCTTGAGGAACGCTTCGTTGGCCAGTCGCTCGGCCAGCTGGAATCCCGCCTGCGCATCGCCGATCCGCTGCTTGGCCTGCTGCCCGCATCCGTTCTCGGCCACGGCGTCCTCGCCCCGCGTTCCCGAGGCGACCATGGCTTCCACGGCCGCGTCGTGGGCGGCCTTCTCCGCGGCGTCGGGGTGATACCCGCGGGTGCCGGCCAGCACGGCGTCGTGGCTGCCGTAGCGCTGGTCGGTCAGGGTCTTGGGTCCGGCCTTGGGCAGTTGCGGCAGCGCGCGGTAGTTACTGCGGCCGGCGTCGCGCATGCAGTCCTCGGTCAGGGAGCTCATGGCGCGTCCCAGCTGGCTCAGTTCCTCGTCCGACATGAGGTACGCCTCCAGGGGGAGCTTCCACGTCGCCGGGTTGGCGCGGTCGAAGCCGGCACCCGTGGGGACCGGCGCGGCCGTGGCCGGTGCGGGGTCGGGGCGGCCTGCGGCGGACGTCGAATCGTGGGAGCACCCGGCGGCGGTGACGCACACCGCTGCGGCGCCAAGCACCGCCAAACCCCGGCGACCAAAAGGCATGATGGTTCCCGATCTCCAATCGGACACAGAAAAAGGTGGAAGAGATTTCCGGCGTCGCGCCGGGCTACGCCTGCCGCAACAACGTCCGTCAGCGCCAGTCGAAAGAAGCGTTGTTGTTGTACGTTTCTTTCAGCTTGAACCAGCTGGACATCGGCGTCAGCGTGTCCCTGGCACCCTTCATCCAGCTACTGAAGAAGATGACGGAATTGTTGCTGGTGCTGCGGTTCTGCGCGGACGCGGCATTGTTCTTGACGCGCACATTTGACCCGTTGCCCTGGTCGGGGCAGAAGTGGAGGGGCTGCGGCTCGGTACTGGGCATCGAACCGCCGTAGGGCTCGTCATCGAAATTGGCGACAGCCGAGCCGAAGTTGCGGTGCGACCCGGCGTACGAAGAGTTGTACCAGAGCGAGAACTTGAAGCCACTGGTCACATGACTGTTGCACGCGTCCGCACTCTGGTGGTTGTCCGCCCCGTTGGCGGACGCCGAGGGCGCGGACAGGCAGCCGATCGCCAGCGCCGCGATGGAACCGGCAAAGACCGTACGAGCAGATCGAGAGATCACCATTGCATTCCCCTTCATGAAATAGAACTCCCCCGGACAGGCCCGAAGAGACCGCCCGGTCAGGCATCGGAAGGATCTTCGTCCGAGAGCACACGAAAGTGCAACCCGGAGGCGGCAGGTGAACTCTGTCTTTCAATCACCTCCACCGGCAGGGCCACCGGGGAAGATTCCAAGAAATCCACCGTCCCAATGTCGAACAAAACCGGACAAGCCGTCGAATGTTTGATAACGATCAAGCATCAGGTCCACCCGTGAATCGCACTCGACGCGACGCGTATCCAGCCGATCAGCGGGTCCCGACACGGAAAATCCCAACCAGTCGGCGGGGCGGGTACATCCATCCGGCCAAGGATTGTCCCGCAAAGCAGACGAGCCGCGGACAAAAGTCGCGGTACGGCCCCAGGTGCAGAGCCCTCGAACCCTCAACGCCCGGCTCACGGACCGGAGTCAATCCGCGGTCGCCTGTCGGCTGCTGCCGATCAGGGCGGTCCGGATGCCGCGCCGGAGCCCTTGAACGCTCGTGAGCCCGGGCCGACCACCTGCACCGGGCCGACCTGGCTCCCACGATCACGGACCGTCCACTTTCCGCCGCACGCCGCTTCTGTGCTCCACCACCTCGTGTCCGACTCGGCCTCACCCGGCCGTCAGCCGGCGTCGCTCGGCGACAGCGATGTCAGTCGCGGGTGTTCCCGAAGGCCCGCCAGAAGCCGCACCCCGGGAATGTCCTTGTACGCTTGCCTGCGGCCGCGCAGTTCGTCCCGGATGACCCCGATCAGTTCAGCGCTCCAGGCAGGTTGAGCGGTCGCCGGCACGAGTCCGGTAGCTCCGACTGCCGAACAGCCTTCGAAGAGTTTGCAGATCTCCCGCTTCTGCTCCTTGCGATTGCCGTCGAACCTGTCGCCCTTCTTCGCCTCGCCGAGCCACAGTTCGTCGTTGGTGGCGACTGCGAAGTCGATCTCGACGAAGGGGTTCCCGTCTCGGAGGAGTTCGAATTCCTCCCCGACCAGTGCGGGCCGGGCCCAGGGCTGGGTTCGCAGGTACTGGGTGGCCAGCAGCGGGACGTCGCCGTCGTTCGCGATCAGCTCCAGAACGGCCGGGTGGAGGTCGAAGAACCAGCGCGGCTCGCCGAACGGCTTCCAGCGGTCCTGCACGAGACTGTTGCCGCCCCCGCAGCGCCGGCAGCGGTGGTCCTGGCTGATTTCAGCGAGCGGGTAGAACTCGAAGATCGGGCAGTGGCCGCAGCCCAGCACCAGCCCCCGGCGCAGCACACCTTGCCTGGTCCACTCGTCGATCTGTGCGCGCCGCGCGGGTGCGTCCCAATCAGCGTCGTCCTGCGCGACGACTGCTTCCCAGGACAGCACGACCGCGGACTTCAGCTTCCACCAGCTGTCCTGGGGCAGGTCCTTGCGGGAATCGTCGGGCAGGAAGCGGCGCAGGAGCGGCCAGCCGGGGCTGGCCGCCAGGGCTTCGAGGGCCTTGCGCGCGCCGAGGAGGGGTTCGGCGATGGCGGCGCGCTTGCCCGCGGCGCTGGGGCGCAGCCGGGTTCCCGAAGCTGCGGTGGCCCGTTCCAGGATGCTCCCTATGCCCGGCCAGACGAGTTTGGGAGCAGCGAGGGTGCCGGCAAGAGAGGCGCCTGAGGCGACGATGTCGAAGCGGTGCGACCCGTAGGTGGTACCGCTGTCAGCAGCGCGGACGAAGGTCTGCCACAGGCTCTGGTCCGCGGCGATCAGAGCCGGACCCGTCAACGGC comes from Streptomyces sp. TLI_053 and encodes:
- a CDS encoding peptidoglycan-binding protein, with protein sequence MTSDGPAAAPIDGPQEPRQDAPSRGSRREDPGTRRRGLLAAVVIGSVLVGAAGAGAAALLKSPAQVAAETAAPEPDTLTAPVEHKVIADLLVTRGKVTAASTTDISVPSGGGAPGTRPLVTKVKVKAGDQLSHGKVLFEMSGRPVFTLAGALPAYRDLQTGAKGEDVAQLQNALARAGHRTSPDASGTFGAGTERAVTAFYKSIGYAPVRNTVPAPDAKPAPDGPARSGPGDKSSDGKTAPMTPTASPTTPARPRTTVTVPMSEVVFLNTLPVRADTVEATVGKAPGEKLMTVSTGSPLVVADVSAREKTLLRNGQPAEIVAEDTGARTPGTVQDVTDAPRTAKGDQPGAASGYLLRVLPAAPLPAELAGKEVRVSVTASSSEGPVLAVPSTAVSTGADGRTGVTVLGADGIRRVPVHPGASGGGFVEVVPDTGATLVPGDKVVVGGSR